In the genome of Planctomycetia bacterium, one region contains:
- the aspC gene encoding aspartate aminotransferase: MATSTTPATSSPPDPWFQDRFAQRIGGAGYGKGNEIYKFELIKRAKRKAIADHPERRMLDFGIGENDEMAPENVRAVMRREIDRPENRGYADNGIAAYKEAAAAFMQREFGVRLDPVTEVNHCIGSKTAYAMLPAAFIDPGDVTLMTVPGYPVAGTATRWFGGTVHRLPLVPENDFFPDLDGIPEDVLARTKLLVLCYPNSPTGKTATREFYERVVEFAHRHRVIVVQDAAHIMLSYDDQPLSFLSVDGAKEVGVEVHSMSKGFHMIGWRLGWVCGHEKIVRAFADVKDNCDSGQFMAIQKAGAAALADPEIPRRVREKYRRRLEKLVGVLRAVGFDCDMPGGTYFLYTRSPRGAGDRTFANAQEASQFLIHDLSISTVPWDDCGAYLRFSATYEAEDESAEDDLMAETHARLLRARLKF; the protein is encoded by the coding sequence ATGGCCACCTCCACCACGCCCGCCACGTCCAGCCCTCCGGACCCCTGGTTTCAGGATCGTTTCGCACAGCGGATCGGCGGCGCCGGGTATGGCAAGGGGAACGAGATCTACAAGTTCGAGCTCATCAAGCGGGCCAAGCGGAAGGCGATCGCCGATCACCCCGAGCGCCGGATGCTCGACTTCGGCATCGGCGAGAACGACGAGATGGCGCCGGAGAACGTCCGCGCCGTGATGCGCCGCGAGATCGACCGGCCCGAGAACCGGGGCTACGCCGACAACGGCATCGCCGCCTACAAGGAGGCGGCGGCGGCCTTCATGCAGCGGGAGTTCGGCGTCCGCCTCGATCCCGTCACCGAGGTCAACCACTGTATCGGCTCGAAGACCGCCTACGCCATGCTGCCGGCGGCGTTCATCGACCCCGGCGACGTGACGCTGATGACGGTCCCCGGGTATCCGGTCGCCGGCACGGCCACCCGCTGGTTCGGTGGCACGGTCCACCGCCTGCCGCTGGTGCCGGAGAACGACTTCTTTCCCGACCTCGACGGCATCCCGGAAGACGTCCTCGCCCGGACGAAGCTGCTCGTCCTCTGCTATCCCAACAGTCCGACCGGCAAGACCGCGACCCGGGAGTTCTACGAGCGGGTCGTGGAGTTCGCCCATCGGCACCGGGTGATCGTCGTCCAGGATGCCGCCCACATCATGCTCTCCTACGACGACCAGCCGCTGTCGTTCCTGTCCGTGGATGGGGCCAAGGAAGTCGGCGTCGAGGTGCACTCGATGTCGAAGGGCTTCCACATGATCGGCTGGCGGCTCGGCTGGGTGTGTGGCCACGAGAAGATCGTCCGCGCCTTCGCCGACGTGAAGGACAACTGCGACTCCGGGCAGTTCATGGCGATCCAGAAGGCCGGTGCGGCGGCCCTCGCCGACCCTGAGATCCCGCGCCGCGTCCGGGAGAAGTACCGGCGCCGGCTGGAGAAACTCGTCGGCGTGCTCCGGGCCGTGGGCTTCGACTGCGACATGCCCGGCGGCACCTACTTCCTCTACACGAGGTCACCGCGCGGGGCCGGCGACCGGACGTTCGCCAACGCCCAGGAGGCCAGCCAGTTCCTCATCCACGACCTGTCGATCTCGACCGTCCCGTGGGACGACTGCGGGGCCTACCTGCGGTTCTCGGCGACGTACGAGGCCGAGGACGAGTCGGCCGAGGACGACCTGATGGCCGAGACGCATGCCCGCCTGCTTCGTGCCCGCCTGAAATTCTGA